The following are from one region of the Pocillopora verrucosa isolate sample1 chromosome 3, ASM3666991v2, whole genome shotgun sequence genome:
- the LOC136279914 gene encoding NLR family CARD domain-containing protein 4-like isoform X2, with protein MLLHWKEKNGSTATYAILHDALCHPSVNRTDLAEQLITDEESYKSDDPSENKRRRLAEPLNVEKCQEKLKSYYDTFSKVKIVPWDESSSIEINEIYTPLNWMRDHRKPRGMTQEELEDYTNMFKGKPTRMLVYGRPGIGKTTFCKKAAYDWSKALREILMNFCILLLIKLRDVCDVGNIRDVLRASKLLASDGPISVDSLYDYISDNQDKVLLILDGYDEYCCAKEHSPILEIWKGEQLRDCHVIVTTRQLECDELRSPSHIQLEIQGFKSWERKRTYARKFLASEQDCDKFMSYLKEKDLYDLAEIPLLLLMLCILWEEKHHEGLPKSRADIFTQFIQTMLDHKGEIQQPKPFQKVTSTEAREDLSNLGKVAFEALLENHHYVRCSELPDNISSSFQKLREVGLFQIVNVTSLNPEKGAYFIHKSVQEFLAAWHIKEEVLSIKGETTPSLSKVESFEKIKKMKEVLKFACELSTEAACTVFYHVGSVGNKESLPKCDFIKLLLEGGQLLLEDQELYLELISHSYFCCSAEKRQHLWSVFPSYTGDVLSLESNQLNITVNEHLLKSGLIPGFIFFPSDEEPSEKSYQDLITVAEDTDAVFLSCSGEKKAADLLKKFPRRSLKEFFLKRERKTIVYVHGIRKHSKGGTFPTEMLRELILPTVNSIQVKRVGDPLNEDDNETASCLTKNTDSITGPTPQSLSCVKDIDIVHIERQEMKMLADFLPLFTALQDISIIGKPFEIMDARLTETLVSHIIFTDRLVALQFHGINLTAKPAAVIARSLHQAPSLLVLDLSHNPLGEGVSVLIQHLSCVPHLEDLYFSHVKMTKQQVNDLTTAVRQFNLNWLDTEYHDHKGNVKPEEDWPTDENWRDHRSKLHGSEEESDTDSGDEEEPESCLET; from the exons atgtTGCTACATTGGAAAGAAAAGAATGGTTCAACTGCAACATACGCGATCCTACATGATGCACTGTGTCATCCATCGGTTAATCGCACAGATTTAGCTGAGCAACTTATCACTG ATGAGGAGAGTTATAAAAGTGATGATCCTTCAGAAAATAAACGTAGAAGGCTTGCAG AACCGTTGAATGTTGAGAAGTGCCAAGAGAAGCTAAAATCTTATTATGACACCTTCAGTAAGGTGAAAATCGTTCCATGGGACGAAAGCTCTTCCATTGAGATTAATGAGATCTACACACCTTTGAATTGGATGAGAGATCACAGGAAGCCCAGGGGAATGACACAAGAGGAACTTGAAGACTATACCAACATGTTCAAGGGAAAACCAACACGAATGCTTGTTTATGGTCGGCCAGGAATTGGCAAGACTACATTTTGTAAGAAGGCTGCATATGATTGGTCGAAAGCCTTAAGAGAAATCCTAATGAACTTTTGCATTTTGCTTCTGATTAAGTTGAGAGATGTGTGTGACGTGGGAAACATCCGCGACGTTTTACGTGCGTCTAAATTGCTGGCCAGTGATGGTCCGATCTCAGTTGATAGTCTCTATGATTACATAAGTGATAATCAAGATAAAGTGCTTCTTATTTTGGATGGCTACGATGAGTACTGCTGTGCAAAAGAACACTCACCCATACTTGAAATTTGGAAGGGCGAGCAACTAAGAGACTGTCATGTTATTGTCACCACGCGTCAACTTGAATGTGACGAGTTAAGAAGCCCCAGCCACATTCAGTTAGAAATTCAAGGTTTCAAAAGCTGGGAACGAAAAAGAACCTATGCGAGAAAATTTTTGGCAAGTGAGCAAGATTGTGACAAGTTCATGTCctacctgaaagaaaaagatctcTATGACTTGGCAGAAATACCTCTCCTCCTGCTGATGCTGTGTATTTTGTGGGAAGAGAAACATCACGAAGGACTGCCAAAATCACGGGCCGACATATTCACACAATTCATTCAAACCATGCTAGATCACAAAGGTGAAATTCAACAGCCTAAGCCATTTCAGAAAGTGACCTCCACAGAAGCCAGAGAAGACCTGAGTAATCTTGGAAAGGTTGCCTTTGAGGCACTTCTGGAAAACCATCATTATGTACGCTGCAGCGAACTCCCTGACAATATTTCAagcagttttcaaaaattacgTGAAGTTGGGCTTTTCCAGATTGTCAATGTTACGAGTCTCAATCCTGAGAAAGGGGCCTATTTCATTCACAAATCCGTACAGGAGTTCCTTGCAGCCTGGCACATTAAGGAGGAAGTGTTGTCTATTAAAGGAGAAACTACGCCTAGCCTTTCcaaagttgaatcatttgaaaagatcAAGAAGATGAAGGAAGTTCTGAAATTTGCTTGTGAACTGTCAACAGAAGCCGCATGCACAGTTTTCTATCATGTAGGGTCTGTTGGAAACAAGGAATCTTTGCCAAAATGTGATTTTATTAAGCTGCTTTTGGAGGGTGGACAACTGTTGCTTGAAGATCAAGAGCTTTATCTAGAGCTTATCTCGCATAGCTACTTTTGTTGTTCTGCTGAGAAGAGGCAACATCTCTGGTCAGTGTTTCCCTCTTACACTGGAGATGTTTTGTCTCTTGAGTCTAACCAGCTGAACATTACTGTAAATGAACATTTACTGAAATCTGGCCTGATACCCggctttatcttttttccttccGACGAAGAGCCTTCAGAGAAAAGCTATCAAGACTTGATCACTGTAGCGGAAGACACAGATGCTGTCTTTTTGAGCTGTTCGGGCGAAAAGAAAGCCGCAGATTTGCTGAAGAAGTTCCCACGTCGTTCTTTGAAAGAGTTCTTcttaaagagagagagaaaaaccaTTGTTTATGTTCATGGTATAAGGAAACATAGTAAAGGTGGCACTTTTCCAACTGAAATGCTGCGAGAGCTCATTTTGCCAACAGTAAACTCTATTCAGGTGAAGCGTGTTGGTGATCCGTTGAATGAAGATGACAACGAAACAGCTTCGTGTTTGACTAAGAACACTGACAGTATCACTGGTCCGACTCCTCAGAGCCTTTCCTGTGTGAAGGATATTGATATTGTCCACATAGAAAGGCAAGAGATGAAGATGCTGGCTGATTTCTTACCACTTTTCACTGCTCTGCAAGACATAAGTATTATTGGGAAACCCTTTGAAATCATGGATGCTCGGTTGACAGAGACCCTGGTGTCTCATATCATCTTCACTGACAGACTTGTTGCATTACAATTTCATGGGATCAATTTAACAGCCAAACCTGCCGCAGTTATCGCCAGATCTCTGCACCAGGCTCCTAGCCTGCTCGTTCTGGACTTGTCACATAACCCTCTTGGTGAAGGAGTAAGTGTTCTCATTCAACATCTCAGCTGTGTTCCTCACCTGGAGGATTTGTACTTTTCTCATGTCAAAATGACAAAGCAACAAGTGAATGATTTGACTACAGCTGTACGTCAGTTTAACCTTAACTGGTTGGACACAGAATACCAC GATCACAAAGGGAATGTCAAACCTGAAGAAGATTGGCCAACAGATGAAAACTGGAGAGATCATAGGAGCAAATTGCATGGATCAGAAGAAGAGTCAGATACTGACTCCGGTGATGAGGAAGAGCCTGAGTCCTGCCTGGAAACGTAA
- the LOC136279914 gene encoding NLR family CARD domain-containing protein 4-like isoform X1, with protein MVKQGVTSDKDLGWLSQKLENWKAVGRCLGIEETRFTAFEDENREFFEKIYKMLLHWKEKNGSTATYAILHDALCHPSVNRTDLAEQLITDEESYKSDDPSENKRRRLAEPLNVEKCQEKLKSYYDTFSKVKIVPWDESSSIEINEIYTPLNWMRDHRKPRGMTQEELEDYTNMFKGKPTRMLVYGRPGIGKTTFCKKAAYDWSKALREILMNFCILLLIKLRDVCDVGNIRDVLRASKLLASDGPISVDSLYDYISDNQDKVLLILDGYDEYCCAKEHSPILEIWKGEQLRDCHVIVTTRQLECDELRSPSHIQLEIQGFKSWERKRTYARKFLASEQDCDKFMSYLKEKDLYDLAEIPLLLLMLCILWEEKHHEGLPKSRADIFTQFIQTMLDHKGEIQQPKPFQKVTSTEAREDLSNLGKVAFEALLENHHYVRCSELPDNISSSFQKLREVGLFQIVNVTSLNPEKGAYFIHKSVQEFLAAWHIKEEVLSIKGETTPSLSKVESFEKIKKMKEVLKFACELSTEAACTVFYHVGSVGNKESLPKCDFIKLLLEGGQLLLEDQELYLELISHSYFCCSAEKRQHLWSVFPSYTGDVLSLESNQLNITVNEHLLKSGLIPGFIFFPSDEEPSEKSYQDLITVAEDTDAVFLSCSGEKKAADLLKKFPRRSLKEFFLKRERKTIVYVHGIRKHSKGGTFPTEMLRELILPTVNSIQVKRVGDPLNEDDNETASCLTKNTDSITGPTPQSLSCVKDIDIVHIERQEMKMLADFLPLFTALQDISIIGKPFEIMDARLTETLVSHIIFTDRLVALQFHGINLTAKPAAVIARSLHQAPSLLVLDLSHNPLGEGVSVLIQHLSCVPHLEDLYFSHVKMTKQQVNDLTTAVRQFNLNWLDTEYHDHKGNVKPEEDWPTDENWRDHRSKLHGSEEESDTDSGDEEEPESCLET; from the exons ATGG ttAAGCAAGGAGTTACCAGCGACAAAGATTTAGGTTGGCTTTCGCAGAAACTTGAAAATTGGAAGGCAGTCGGGCGTTGTCTAGGAATTGAGGAAACAAGATTTACGGCGTTTGAGGATGAAAATAgggaattctttgaaaaaatctacaaaatgtTGCTACATTGGAAAGAAAAGAATGGTTCAACTGCAACATACGCGATCCTACATGATGCACTGTGTCATCCATCGGTTAATCGCACAGATTTAGCTGAGCAACTTATCACTG ATGAGGAGAGTTATAAAAGTGATGATCCTTCAGAAAATAAACGTAGAAGGCTTGCAG AACCGTTGAATGTTGAGAAGTGCCAAGAGAAGCTAAAATCTTATTATGACACCTTCAGTAAGGTGAAAATCGTTCCATGGGACGAAAGCTCTTCCATTGAGATTAATGAGATCTACACACCTTTGAATTGGATGAGAGATCACAGGAAGCCCAGGGGAATGACACAAGAGGAACTTGAAGACTATACCAACATGTTCAAGGGAAAACCAACACGAATGCTTGTTTATGGTCGGCCAGGAATTGGCAAGACTACATTTTGTAAGAAGGCTGCATATGATTGGTCGAAAGCCTTAAGAGAAATCCTAATGAACTTTTGCATTTTGCTTCTGATTAAGTTGAGAGATGTGTGTGACGTGGGAAACATCCGCGACGTTTTACGTGCGTCTAAATTGCTGGCCAGTGATGGTCCGATCTCAGTTGATAGTCTCTATGATTACATAAGTGATAATCAAGATAAAGTGCTTCTTATTTTGGATGGCTACGATGAGTACTGCTGTGCAAAAGAACACTCACCCATACTTGAAATTTGGAAGGGCGAGCAACTAAGAGACTGTCATGTTATTGTCACCACGCGTCAACTTGAATGTGACGAGTTAAGAAGCCCCAGCCACATTCAGTTAGAAATTCAAGGTTTCAAAAGCTGGGAACGAAAAAGAACCTATGCGAGAAAATTTTTGGCAAGTGAGCAAGATTGTGACAAGTTCATGTCctacctgaaagaaaaagatctcTATGACTTGGCAGAAATACCTCTCCTCCTGCTGATGCTGTGTATTTTGTGGGAAGAGAAACATCACGAAGGACTGCCAAAATCACGGGCCGACATATTCACACAATTCATTCAAACCATGCTAGATCACAAAGGTGAAATTCAACAGCCTAAGCCATTTCAGAAAGTGACCTCCACAGAAGCCAGAGAAGACCTGAGTAATCTTGGAAAGGTTGCCTTTGAGGCACTTCTGGAAAACCATCATTATGTACGCTGCAGCGAACTCCCTGACAATATTTCAagcagttttcaaaaattacgTGAAGTTGGGCTTTTCCAGATTGTCAATGTTACGAGTCTCAATCCTGAGAAAGGGGCCTATTTCATTCACAAATCCGTACAGGAGTTCCTTGCAGCCTGGCACATTAAGGAGGAAGTGTTGTCTATTAAAGGAGAAACTACGCCTAGCCTTTCcaaagttgaatcatttgaaaagatcAAGAAGATGAAGGAAGTTCTGAAATTTGCTTGTGAACTGTCAACAGAAGCCGCATGCACAGTTTTCTATCATGTAGGGTCTGTTGGAAACAAGGAATCTTTGCCAAAATGTGATTTTATTAAGCTGCTTTTGGAGGGTGGACAACTGTTGCTTGAAGATCAAGAGCTTTATCTAGAGCTTATCTCGCATAGCTACTTTTGTTGTTCTGCTGAGAAGAGGCAACATCTCTGGTCAGTGTTTCCCTCTTACACTGGAGATGTTTTGTCTCTTGAGTCTAACCAGCTGAACATTACTGTAAATGAACATTTACTGAAATCTGGCCTGATACCCggctttatcttttttccttccGACGAAGAGCCTTCAGAGAAAAGCTATCAAGACTTGATCACTGTAGCGGAAGACACAGATGCTGTCTTTTTGAGCTGTTCGGGCGAAAAGAAAGCCGCAGATTTGCTGAAGAAGTTCCCACGTCGTTCTTTGAAAGAGTTCTTcttaaagagagagagaaaaaccaTTGTTTATGTTCATGGTATAAGGAAACATAGTAAAGGTGGCACTTTTCCAACTGAAATGCTGCGAGAGCTCATTTTGCCAACAGTAAACTCTATTCAGGTGAAGCGTGTTGGTGATCCGTTGAATGAAGATGACAACGAAACAGCTTCGTGTTTGACTAAGAACACTGACAGTATCACTGGTCCGACTCCTCAGAGCCTTTCCTGTGTGAAGGATATTGATATTGTCCACATAGAAAGGCAAGAGATGAAGATGCTGGCTGATTTCTTACCACTTTTCACTGCTCTGCAAGACATAAGTATTATTGGGAAACCCTTTGAAATCATGGATGCTCGGTTGACAGAGACCCTGGTGTCTCATATCATCTTCACTGACAGACTTGTTGCATTACAATTTCATGGGATCAATTTAACAGCCAAACCTGCCGCAGTTATCGCCAGATCTCTGCACCAGGCTCCTAGCCTGCTCGTTCTGGACTTGTCACATAACCCTCTTGGTGAAGGAGTAAGTGTTCTCATTCAACATCTCAGCTGTGTTCCTCACCTGGAGGATTTGTACTTTTCTCATGTCAAAATGACAAAGCAACAAGTGAATGATTTGACTACAGCTGTACGTCAGTTTAACCTTAACTGGTTGGACACAGAATACCAC GATCACAAAGGGAATGTCAAACCTGAAGAAGATTGGCCAACAGATGAAAACTGGAGAGATCATAGGAGCAAATTGCATGGATCAGAAGAAGAGTCAGATACTGACTCCGGTGATGAGGAAGAGCCTGAGTCCTGCCTGGAAACGTAA